TGGAACGTTCCGCTGGTTCCGGGATTTTACTTCTTCAAGGAGTTTTATTACTTGTAGGAACTATATTCGCATATCATAATACTCTTAGTATTGGAACGTTAGCCGCCTTTTTACCTCCGTTTTTGAACTTAAGTTATTCCTTATTATACCTTTCCCAATATTTACCAGCTCTGAACCACGCGAGCGGCTCTGCAAAACGAATTTTAGAACTATTACGAACCCCCGTTTTCGAATCGAATCCAGAAGAATCTTCAATCCCAGAACTCAAAGAAGCGATTCATTTCGAAAACGTTCACTTTCGATATAAGGGAAGGTCTAAAAATTTAAGCGACATCACTTTGACAATTCCCAAAGGGAGTTATACTGCAATCGTAGGTGGCTCGGGAGTCGGCAAAAGTACTTTCATCAAACTTCTATTAGGAATGGTTCAACCAAACGAAGGAAGAATTCTTTTCGACGGTATGGACATTAATTCTTTATCTAGAAGTTCCGTTCGATCTTTAGTAGGAGTTGTATTTCAAGAAACATTCCTTTTTAATACTACGATTTTTGAAAACATTCGGATCGGTAAACCAAGTGCAACTTTAGAAGAAGTGATCGAAGCCGCTAAAAGAGCCGAAATCCACGAAACAATCCTTTCTTTGCCCATGGGTTACGAAACGAACGCCGGAGACAGAGGGACTAAACTTTCCGGCGGAGAGAGACAAAGAATCGCAATCGCAAGAGCTTTTTTAAGAAATCCTCAGATCCTACTTTTGGATGAAGCGACTTCTTCTTTGGATCCAGTAACGGAAGCGAGAATTATGAAAACGCTTTCTTTGTTAAGAGAAGGAAGGACCGTAATCTCCGTTACTCACAGGCTTTCAACAATTCGAGAGGCTGACCAAGTTTTTCAAATGCGGAACGGTAAACTAGAAAGATTTTCGGTTCCTGAACCTGAACAACAAGCAATGGTCTTGTAAAGAATCCGTTTTCTTACTTGCATTTTTTTTCCGGGCTAATTTACATTCCTTCCAATGCTTTTAGTTCCCACTTACATCGCAGATTCTCCGATCGGCGGTTTTGGCCTCTTTGCAGGTCGAGATATTCAAAAAGGAGAATTGATTTGGAAATATCATCCTAAAACTGTCTGGGTTTTAACTGACTCCGAATTAAATTCACTCCCGAATTCCGTTCAAGAAATGTTTCGCACATATTCTTATCTAACAGAAGGGAAATGGTTTTACTGTTCTGATAATTCCAAATTTATGAACCACAGTGACGATCCAAATACGAAAGAGGATTTTACGAGCGATCAAACCAATCCGACAGGACAGGATAGCGCGACTAGACTAATTCTAAAAGGAGAAGAGCTTACTTGTAATTATAAGCTCTTTGACGATAATTGGAAAATCAAACTCGGTTTAATCTCTTGAAGTTTTAATCTGTTCCTTAAGTTGAGCCGCTGCTAGGGCATAACCTCCGTCGGCGGAGTCCACAAAATGAACTTCTCTTATAGAACCCTCGTGTAAAGCACAGGTCATTAAAGCTCTATCAGAGACATGATAACCATAAAATAGTTTTCCTTGTCGATAGAGATCATCCAAAAATTTGAGAAAAGATTCTCTAGAACTCGAATCACAGGCAATCACCATTTTTAAGGTTCCGTCATATTTTCTAAAGTCAGAAGCGATCACTTGAGACTTTCTTAATTCTCTAAGTTCTTTCCCGTTTACTTTTGGACCAAATCTCCATTGTGTTTTGATAGCAAGATTGACTGCGAGTCCTTCGATTTTGATTTTAATCCTTCTTAAAAAATGAAAAATTCCGGTTCTACTTCCGGAATGAACCGTGGCTTCTTTACTCGGGTATTTTCCGGACAAATCCACTTTAATTTTTTCTTCCTTGAGAGGATGAATTTCCACATCACTTCCTAAAAGTAAACTTACTTGGTCTAAAACTATTTTTAACAATTCTTGATCGGAAGCAACGCTTGAAGAATTCATCTTAACGATAAACGAAACCGTTTCTCCTCGATGACTCGGAATATCCTGCCAACGACAAGTAAACCCGGTAAAGTCGGGTTTGATTTTAATTTTATGTGTTAAAGGGATGATATAAGGATTAGAGAAATCGTCGTTTTTAATAAAACTTTCCGCTACGTCCAAAGCGTTACCTGTTAAAATCGCTTGATTGTAAAAATCAGAAATTTTTAATTTACAAAGTTTTAATTCTTTTCCGGTTCTTTTCAACTCCCCTACGTTTACAATCCCTGCTCTGAGTTTTAATCCGAAGTTACTTTTTACTAATTCTCGGATCGAAAATAAAATGTCTTTTACGCCTGGAAGAACACTATCCGGAAGCAACAAAGTCATTCCATCTCCACCGAATAAAAATGGATAGTCCATATCTCCCATAAGATTAGAAACCGCCATTGCAGTGATACAACCCGCAATGTTTACGTCTTTATAATGTCCACTTCGAATAGCATCCGTAGAATTTACTACGTCCGTAATGATTAAATTCCAATCGTCCGGAACGGTAAAATAATTGGAAGGTTCTATAATATCCGTAAAGGAAGAAAGCGAAGGTAGATATTTATAAAAATTCTGAGTGTTTAATGCGGCTTTTTGATCAACGGTTTGAATCATTCTTTTTCACCTAATTATAATTGTATTTTATTAGAAAACTTTAAACTTCTTCATATTCATAAGTTCCTTTCCATCAGAAAAGATTTTGGAATTTATATTAAAACAATTATCACAAATTTATGATTTTGGAATCGGTTTTAAACTAATTTCAAATTCCATCCTAATTCGAAAGTTTCAAAATGTATCAATGTACTACATTTAGAAATTTTTAAAATTTTTACACTTATTTTTTAAATTAAATTTAAGTATCGAAAACAATGTCGTTTAAGCTCCTTATATTCAATTTCATTTATTAGATTTGTTGAAAAATTCCATAGTGCGATTAACAAAATTACTTTAATCGACCGTTTTAATAAAACAGATGGAGAATTAATTTTTGAATAACCTATTTGTATAAAATGAACTTTTATAATACCGATCTTACTATTAAATTGGAATTAAATAGTAGTTCACACAATCTTCTCCTTCTCCCTAACGAAACCATAAATTAAGTCACATTATGTGATTTATGGCTTTTTAAGCGTCTTCTTTCTACTCATTCCTGCTATGGATTTGGATAAAACGTTTTGTCAATTGTGAAAGTAGTAAACGAAAATAA
The nucleotide sequence above comes from Leptospira kirschneri serovar Cynopteri str. 3522 CT. Encoded proteins:
- a CDS encoding ABC transporter ATP-binding protein, coding for MKRPLEYNPELIQKSEPLPEKGSSKKWKVPNPKKEKAGSETEGAPSLLIFGLFRFAKKYKGRIFLIIGLLCFEIGFYASIPFSFKYLIDEALINRNQNALYWIGTYLAIGTIAFAILGTLRDYLYNWASARIIQDLRLQMYEHLDQLSLDFFSNNKLGDILSRFFNDLAALEHALLAFIPWGLGPLLEAIFGTILLFLLDWKLALIALLIWPISFLGPGFLSRKSTEISYTRKLEEAQVLSLVEESISAQNLIRAYDLSDYFFARFKNNCEKLFQVSLRLGLTNSYLERSAGSGILLLQGVLLLVGTIFAYHNTLSIGTLAAFLPPFLNLSYSLLYLSQYLPALNHASGSAKRILELLRTPVFESNPEESSIPELKEAIHFENVHFRYKGRSKNLSDITLTIPKGSYTAIVGGSGVGKSTFIKLLLGMVQPNEGRILFDGMDINSLSRSSVRSLVGVVFQETFLFNTTIFENIRIGKPSATLEEVIEAAKRAEIHETILSLPMGYETNAGDRGTKLSGGERQRIAIARAFLRNPQILLLDEATSSLDPVTEARIMKTLSLLREGRTVISVTHRLSTIREADQVFQMRNGKLERFSVPEPEQQAMVL
- a CDS encoding SET domain-containing protein, which encodes MLLVPTYIADSPIGGFGLFAGRDIQKGELIWKYHPKTVWVLTDSELNSLPNSVQEMFRTYSYLTEGKWFYCSDNSKFMNHSDDPNTKEDFTSDQTNPTGQDSATRLILKGEELTCNYKLFDDNWKIKLGLIS
- a CDS encoding DUF3095 domain-containing protein, with amino-acid sequence MIQTVDQKAALNTQNFYKYLPSLSSFTDIIEPSNYFTVPDDWNLIITDVVNSTDAIRSGHYKDVNIAGCITAMAVSNLMGDMDYPFLFGGDGMTLLLPDSVLPGVKDILFSIRELVKSNFGLKLRAGIVNVGELKRTGKELKLCKLKISDFYNQAILTGNALDVAESFIKNDDFSNPYIIPLTHKIKIKPDFTGFTCRWQDIPSHRGETVSFIVKMNSSSVASDQELLKIVLDQVSLLLGSDVEIHPLKEEKIKVDLSGKYPSKEATVHSGSRTGIFHFLRRIKIKIEGLAVNLAIKTQWRFGPKVNGKELRELRKSQVIASDFRKYDGTLKMVIACDSSSRESFLKFLDDLYRQGKLFYGYHVSDRALMTCALHEGSIREVHFVDSADGGYALAAAQLKEQIKTSRD